Genomic segment of uncultured Desulfobacter sp.:
TCATCCCATGATCGGGGAAGTGCTGATCAACGAACGAGACCAATTCCTGGCCGAGAGCATTCGAAGTGCCCCGGGAGAAAAAATCGTGGCCGTTGTGGGCGCAGCCCATGTGCCGGGCATTCTAAAATATATTGCGTCGGACACCCCCATAGACCTTGCCGCCCTCAACACCCTGCCCCCGGCCGGCAAAATGGGAAAAATATTGAAATGGCTTATCCCCGGCCTGATCGTCATGCTTTTTGTTGCCGGATTTCTCATGGAGGGTAAAGGCGCGGGAACCGACATGATCTGGATCTGGGTGCTGGCCAACGGTGTATTTGCCGGTATCGGCGCACTTATCGCCCTGGCCCACCCATATACCATTTTGTCATCCATCGTAGCCGCCCCGCTGACCTCCTTGAACCCCATGATTGCCGCCGGCTGGGTAGCAGGTCTTGTGGAGGCCTTTGCACGCAAACCCAAGGTGCGTGATCTTGAAGCGATTCCCGAGGATATCACGTCTGTTAAAGGATTCTGGCGTAATAATGTGACAAGGATTCTGCTGGTGGTGGTGTTCACAAATCTCGGCTCGTCCATCGGCACCATGACGGCCCTGCCGCTGATGATCAAGCTTTTGTCCTGAGTAGAAAGGAGTTGTTGAGCCAATGGATATTTTTGTCGCACGCCAGCCTGTACTTACTTCGGATAAAAAACTTTTTGGTTATGAACTTTTATTCAGGCTCAGCCTGGACAATGTGTTCCCGGATATCGACGGCTCTGCGGCAACATCAGGTGTATTGTCCAATACATTTTTCTCCTTTGGAATCAACGACATCCTTTCCGGTAAACCCGGACTGATCAATTTTACCCGGGATCTTCTGGTCAAACAAACCCCGCTTCTTTTCCCCAAAGAGCATGTTATCGTTGAGGTTTTAGAAGACATTGAGCCGGAACCCGAAGTCATTGAGGCGTTAAAGGAGTTTAAATCCCGCGGATTCAGAATCGCCCTGGATGATTTTATTTATGATCAAAAATTCCATGAAATGATTCAACTGTGCGACATCATAAAGTTTGATATCATGGCCACACCTCTGGACACGCTGTCCCCTGTTCTTGACGCCCTGAAAAATGAACTTGGCCATATTACATTGCTGTGTGAAAAAGTGGAAACCCACCAGGAATTTGAACAGGCCAAAGCCATGGGATTCGACCTGTTCCAGGGCTATTTCTTTTCAAGACCTGAGATCATATCAAACAAAAGTCTGGCAGCCAACCAAGTCAGCAATCTGAAGCTGTTAAATGAAGTTTCAAAACAAGAACCAGCCATAGACATTATAGAGGGTATGATCAAAAATGATGTGGCCATCTCCTTTAAACTCTTGACGTTTATCAATTCAGCCTATTTTAACCGCCTTTCCCCCGTGGACACGATCAGGGAAGCCATCACTTTTTTGGGACTACAGGAATTGAAGAAATTTATTTATGTGGTGGTGGTATCGGGTATGAACCCGGGCAAACCCAACGAATTGATCCGGCTCTCGGTGATCAAGGCCCGGATGTGCGAACAATGCGCCCATGTCCTTAGAACACAGTTTACGCCGGAAGAGTTGTTCACTGTGGGTCTGTTTTCAACCATGGATGCCATTTTGGATATGCCCATGAAAGAACTTCTTGAAAAAATCAGCCTGTCAGAAAAGATCAAAGAGGCGCTTTTAGGAAAAAACCGCATATTTAACCAGATCAATGACCTGATCAAAAACTTTGGACGGGGACAGTGGAACCATAGCCGGTTTATGGCAGACAAAGATTCCAAACTGATTCAAAAACTGCCCGCTTTTTACCTGGACGCCTTAAAAATGGCAGACACCTTTCTTACCTCTGCCTGATTGTGCCGATAGCCTGCCTGATAAAAATGAATCTGGTCAAATTCCATAGATCAAACAAGACATAGAAACCATTAATGATCACCGGGCCTGGGCAAACTTTTGAATGCAGGCCGGATAGAGTTCCCACTCCTTTTTCAATCCTTTTTCCTTAACATCGGCCAGGGTATCCCCGTCGGCTATTTCAAATGCCTTCTGGCCGATGATCGGTCCTGAGTCTTCCCCGTAGTCAACATAGTGAACCGTACAGCCGCCGATCTTGCACCCATACCGGAAGGTATCACCATATCCGTCGAGCCCTGGAAATGAAGGCAACAGTGCCGGATGGATATTCATAATCCGATGGCCCGTGGCATCGGTATTAATACGGTCAATGAAATACGGGGTAAACACCCGCATAAACCCGGCCAAAACCAACAAATCCATGTCATAGGATTCAATATGGTCTAACAGTCGGCGTTCGGCAATGACCCTGGATTTTATGAAAAACAAGGCTTTGTCGGGGTTCTTTTCCACGTCCACCAGCCGCTGTTTCCTTAAAATATCCTCTGGATCAAAATCTTTGGGAAGCAGGGCGTCAATATCCGGGACATTGCGGCAATCGGCAATAATCCGGGCATAATCCACCACAAAGGTATCAATCCCCGCTTTTTTTGCACGCTCCAGGCCCTTGACCCCGTCGACATCCGAGCCGGTAAAGACAATCTGAGCATCAATGCGTCCCTGGGAGCAGGCATCAATAATGGCCTGCAGGTTGGTGCCGCCGCCGGAAATGAGTGTGCCGACTTTTAATTTTTCAACCATAACGTTTTATTTCTTCCCTTCACTATTGATTGCCGTACCCGTTTTGGGCCCCGCAGTCGGGGCATTCCCATGTAATTCCGTTGCAGGTCATTCCCCATTGATTTTCATACATACAGGACTGGCACATGGAAAATCCGCACCGGCACTGCCAGCAGAACATGGCCTGAGCACCACAGCAATGACAAGTTTTTGACCGGCGTTGCCGCCGCCGGGACTTCCCGTCCTGGGCACGCTCCCGGGATTGTTCGGACATAAGACTTCTCCTTTGCATTAAAAGATAGTATATATGCCGCTAATTAAATAATAATTCAACAAACAATTTTCAGGAAAGTAATCATGGCGGCACCAAAAACCATCTACCTGATCGACGGCAGCGCATTTTTATACCGGGCCTTTCATGCCATCCGCAGCCTTGCCACTTCACAGGGTCATCCCACCAATGCCACGTTCGGATTCACCCGGATTCTGCTCAAACTCATTAAAGATAAAGCCCCGGAATACGCAGGCGTTTTCTTTGATGTCAAAGGTCCCACCTTTCGTCATAAAATGTTTGATGACTATAAAGCCAACCGCCCGCCCATGCCCGAAGAACTGGCCGTTCAAATCCCGGATATCAAAGAAGTGGTCAAGGCACTGAACATCCCCATCATCGAAAAACAGGGATATGAAGCAGACGATCTTGTGGGCACCTACGCCCGCATTGCCCAGGAACAAGGGTTCAAGGTGGTCATGGTCACAGGGGACAAGGATTTTATCCAGTTGATCACCGATGAATGCACCCTGTGGGACCCCATGAAGGACACCCTCACAGACCGGTCCGGTGTCAAAGCGGACATGGGCATTGAGCCCGAGCAGTTCATTGACGTGTTAGGCCTTGCCGGAGACACGGCAGACAACATCCCCGGGGTGAAAGGCGTGGGCGTAAAAACGGCCGTTAAACTGATTGTCGATTACGGATCCATCAGCGGTATTTACGATAATCTGGAACAGCTGAAAAAAAAGAAAAAACTGTATGAAAACCTGGCAGACTCTAAAGAGATCGTCGATCTAAGCCGGGAGCTTGCCGCCATCGACCGCCACGTGGATGTTGAACATTCATTGGATGATTTTGCGCTCCAGGAATTTGACAC
This window contains:
- a CDS encoding TraB/GumN family protein yields the protein MTENPTDHNDIHRLERDGKQIILIGTAHVSRHSAQLVSDTIESEQPDTVCVELCNNRLSTIRDKDRWQNMDIVKIIKEKKALMLFMNLLLAAFQKKIADKFGIKPGQEMLNALEAADETGAVIVPADREIQITLSRIWRGMGVWEKTKLIFSILLSFGQSDEIEEADIEKMKHQDILQSLLSELKEDHPMIGEVLINERDQFLAESIRSAPGEKIVAVVGAAHVPGILKYIASDTPIDLAALNTLPPAGKMGKILKWLIPGLIVMLFVAGFLMEGKGAGTDMIWIWVLANGVFAGIGALIALAHPYTILSSIVAAPLTSLNPMIAAGWVAGLVEAFARKPKVRDLEAIPEDITSVKGFWRNNVTRILLVVVFTNLGSSIGTMTALPLMIKLLS
- a CDS encoding HDOD domain-containing protein, whose protein sequence is MDIFVARQPVLTSDKKLFGYELLFRLSLDNVFPDIDGSAATSGVLSNTFFSFGINDILSGKPGLINFTRDLLVKQTPLLFPKEHVIVEVLEDIEPEPEVIEALKEFKSRGFRIALDDFIYDQKFHEMIQLCDIIKFDIMATPLDTLSPVLDALKNELGHITLLCEKVETHQEFEQAKAMGFDLFQGYFFSRPEIISNKSLAANQVSNLKLLNEVSKQEPAIDIIEGMIKNDVAISFKLLTFINSAYFNRLSPVDTIREAITFLGLQELKKFIYVVVVSGMNPGKPNELIRLSVIKARMCEQCAHVLRTQFTPEELFTVGLFSTMDAILDMPMKELLEKISLSEKIKEALLGKNRIFNQINDLIKNFGRGQWNHSRFMADKDSKLIQKLPAFYLDALKMADTFLTSA
- the purN gene encoding phosphoribosylglycinamide formyltransferase produces the protein MVEKLKVGTLISGGGTNLQAIIDACSQGRIDAQIVFTGSDVDGVKGLERAKKAGIDTFVVDYARIIADCRNVPDIDALLPKDFDPEDILRKQRLVDVEKNPDKALFFIKSRVIAERRLLDHIESYDMDLLVLAGFMRVFTPYFIDRINTDATGHRIMNIHPALLPSFPGLDGYGDTFRYGCKIGGCTVHYVDYGEDSGPIIGQKAFEIADGDTLADVKEKGLKKEWELYPACIQKFAQAR